One window from the genome of Chloroflexota bacterium encodes:
- a CDS encoding DUF3800 domain-containing protein: MDESEGSRYHFRSSLGVHAERWNDLAHDIREWREGLRDRYGIPIERELHACDLLAGRGKLARMDGNDVRLAPVHGAEVFTEGLRRIEDAARTIGVVEVINVCLHKPDVRGHERVCLDRLLNRINTSVTSADRHAFLIFDEGRERMIAQLHRRLRGRNHVPSRYDVWEDGEKTKNIPIESVIGGPSFRDSASDQLLQMAGLIAHALLKQEEEPSPRVGRQGIAHAFGILDKTFNRRASRRDPQGVVRR, from the coding sequence ATCGACGAGTCGGAGGGATCACGCTACCACTTCCGCTCATCCCTGGGCGTGCACGCCGAGCGCTGGAACGATCTCGCACACGACATCCGGGAATGGCGGGAGGGGCTGAGAGACCGTTACGGCATACCCATCGAGCGCGAGCTGCACGCCTGCGATCTGCTGGCAGGACGCGGCAAGCTGGCCCGCATGGACGGGAACGACGTGAGGCTCGCACCTGTACACGGAGCCGAAGTCTTCACCGAGGGGCTGCGCCGCATCGAGGACGCAGCGCGCACCATAGGCGTCGTCGAGGTGATAAACGTCTGCCTGCACAAGCCGGACGTGAGGGGCCACGAGCGCGTCTGCCTCGACAGGCTGCTCAACCGCATCAACACCTCCGTCACTTCCGCCGACCGCCACGCCTTCCTCATTTTCGACGAGGGACGCGAGCGGATGATAGCCCAGCTCCACCGAAGGCTCAGGGGACGCAACCACGTGCCAAGCCGGTACGACGTCTGGGAGGACGGAGAGAAGACGAAGAACATCCCCATAGAGAGCGTAATCGGCGGCCCGTCCTTCAGAGACTCGGCGTCAGACCAACTCCTTCAGATGGCAGGCCTGATCGCCCACGCGCTGCTAAAGCAGGAGGAGGAGCCCTCCCCCAGAGTGGGGCGACAGGGCATCGCACACGCCTTCGGCATCCTCGACAAGACCTTCAACCGAAGGGCGTCGAGACGGGATCCCCAGGGTGTGGTGAGAAGGTGA
- a CDS encoding helix-turn-helix transcriptional regulator encodes MKRRQPSSRVKLRPDRVWELLNRLNMTQNELACLAGISSGYLSQLMSGTRCPSAEVRRKLMEVLRITSFDDLFILEVVS; translated from the coding sequence GTGAAACGCAGACAGCCTTCATCGCGGGTGAAGCTCAGGCCCGACAGGGTGTGGGAGCTTCTGAACCGTCTCAACATGACGCAGAACGAACTGGCCTGTCTCGCCGGCATCTCGTCGGGCTACCTCTCTCAGCTGATGAGCGGCACGCGCTGCCCGTCGGCTGAGGTTCGCAGGAAACTCATGGAGGTCCTCCGCATCACGAGCTTCGATGACCTGTTCATACTGGAGGTCGTATCGTGA
- a CDS encoding ImmA/IrrE family metallo-endopeptidase, translating to MSATRDDFCRELLDDDHGRGAIDPEGVAARFVSHFGVPGRPTMPVLKALLQEAGFGAVSGAHLDSMKGVHFGTRGGGYEIYYCQDMWDGAKEHTILHETYEIICETLCEQVTGTPLRRRVCRQADRFAAAVLMQPGTFSLMAEASGLDVLALQRAYRCSYASVTLRLAEVVSEFPLMTVLYERHRDDGPDPEGWTEPPELRATVVRRTRGFGTPHSELLRGSRGGVPLRGRRPTSGSLADRVAGSGRAEYDEDGALAAIARPVIWKGRLAKVAVVAVPYRHRAALDPQRPTPGFGNSIRGLAASAPW from the coding sequence ATGAGTGCAACCAGAGATGACTTCTGCCGCGAGTTGCTGGACGATGACCACGGCCGCGGCGCAATCGACCCGGAGGGCGTGGCCGCCCGGTTCGTGAGCCACTTCGGAGTACCGGGCAGGCCAACCATGCCCGTGCTGAAGGCGCTGCTTCAGGAGGCCGGTTTCGGCGCCGTGTCCGGTGCGCACCTGGACTCGATGAAGGGCGTCCACTTCGGCACGCGGGGTGGGGGCTACGAGATCTACTACTGCCAGGACATGTGGGACGGTGCTAAGGAGCACACGATACTCCACGAGACCTATGAGATCATCTGCGAGACGCTGTGCGAGCAGGTAACGGGCACGCCGTTGAGGAGGAGGGTGTGTAGGCAGGCGGACCGCTTCGCCGCGGCGGTGCTGATGCAGCCCGGAACGTTCTCCCTCATGGCGGAGGCGTCGGGGCTGGACGTGCTGGCCCTACAACGGGCGTACCGCTGCTCATACGCATCGGTGACGCTGAGACTTGCAGAAGTGGTGAGCGAGTTCCCGCTGATGACGGTCCTGTACGAGAGACACCGCGACGACGGACCGGACCCCGAGGGATGGACTGAGCCGCCCGAGCTGCGGGCGACGGTCGTGCGCCGGACGCGGGGCTTCGGAACACCCCACTCTGAGTTGCTGCGCGGGTCGCGAGGCGGCGTTCCGCTTAGGGGAAGGCGACCTACGTCCGGCTCCCTGGCCGACCGCGTGGCCGGCTCAGGCAGGGCCGAGTATGACGAGGACGGCGCGCTTGCCGCCATTGCGAGGCCGGTGATATGGAAAGGCAGGCTTGCGAAGGTGGCGGTCGTAGCCGTCCCCTATCGGCACAGAGCCGCGCTCGACCCGCAGAGGCCCACACCCGGATTCGGCAATTCGATACGTGGGCTTGCGGCTTCGGCACCCTGGTAG
- a CDS encoding helix-turn-helix domain-containing protein, translating into MGGNEDFGTLLKRLRGELSLRDANRLCGVSGSYLSQIERGQRMPGRNLVLKLAKAYDVDGEELLKRAGHTGQPAPNSRETLDVERAFQYVLADPDFRVGTRPDGPLSTNSKRFIVEMYERFTGKRLLE; encoded by the coding sequence ATGGGAGGCAACGAGGATTTCGGAACTCTGCTCAAGCGGCTGAGGGGAGAGCTTAGCCTGCGGGACGCGAACCGGCTCTGCGGCGTCTCAGGCTCGTACCTGTCGCAGATCGAGCGTGGACAGAGGATGCCGGGGCGCAACCTCGTACTCAAGCTGGCCAAAGCATACGACGTGGACGGCGAAGAGCTGCTGAAGCGCGCAGGGCACACGGGCCAGCCGGCCCCAAACAGCAGGGAGACCCTGGACGTCGAGCGTGCCTTCCAGTACGTGCTGGCGGACCCCGACTTCCGCGTGGGCACCAGGCCCGACGGGCCGCTGTCCACGAACTCCAAGCGGTTCATAGTGGAGATGTATGAACGATTCACCGGAAAGAGGCTGCTGGAATGA
- a CDS encoding helix-turn-helix transcriptional regulator, whose product MVHRPFEFEFPPDFADRLTRFKEASGLSWRAIARMLGVSPSRLRQWRNKGVLPSLDHLFLLLLIAERMGLREILMWHERDLPSGFDPKEMR is encoded by the coding sequence ATGGTCCACCGTCCTTTCGAGTTCGAGTTCCCGCCGGACTTTGCCGACCGGTTGACACGCTTCAAGGAGGCGAGCGGTCTGAGTTGGAGGGCGATTGCGCGTATGCTCGGCGTCAGCCCGTCACGGCTCAGGCAATGGCGCAACAAGGGCGTTCTTCCCAGCCTCGACCACCTGTTCCTCCTGCTGCTCATCGCCGAGCGCATGGGGCTTCGCGAGATCCTGATGTGGCACGAACGGGACCTGCCCAGTGGTTTCGACCCGAAGGAGATGAGGTAG
- a CDS encoding site-specific DNA-methyltransferase translates to MLMNETFATTYLDRESIPQSSLDIANRVRTNMLPWAGQFSPQLVEELLLAYGQQTGIVMDPFVGSGTSLVESARLGKSAWGSDINPAAAILARVYALVSVSLKNRESALNSLGSRLNEAFGPGNGPLFVEPDSAEMSRPEQESALTKLWDESSPGVSRILAAALIVLCDFHQRDLSPDKIFRIWLRLAETARSLPVSSGSVVVYQADARALPAETNSVDMVLTSPPYINVHNYHQKYRRSVEALGWNVLSLAPSEIGSNRQNRGNRFLTVIQYALDMVLAIREMARVTKPESRLILVLGRESTVRGVPFFNGELVAELAVRGVGLENDRRQERKFVNRYGNRIREDILHFRTSSEIPDEGICLAAARDIASKTLSVTRQLTETDARDGIDDALERIDLVSPSPFPTDEILSQVSS, encoded by the coding sequence ATGCTCATGAACGAAACATTTGCCACGACTTACTTGGACCGGGAGTCTATCCCCCAGAGCAGCTTGGACATCGCCAATCGGGTGCGCACCAACATGCTTCCGTGGGCTGGTCAATTCTCACCGCAATTGGTTGAGGAGTTGCTGTTAGCCTATGGCCAGCAGACGGGGATCGTCATGGATCCTTTCGTCGGAAGCGGCACTTCGCTTGTTGAATCAGCGCGGCTAGGGAAGTCGGCGTGGGGAAGCGACATTAATCCAGCAGCCGCTATCCTCGCGCGAGTCTATGCCTTAGTCAGTGTCAGCCTGAAAAATAGGGAATCGGCGCTAAACTCACTGGGTAGTCGTCTCAACGAGGCATTCGGGCCAGGCAATGGTCCATTGTTCGTGGAACCGGATTCAGCGGAAATGAGTCGACCAGAGCAGGAGTCTGCTCTCACAAAGCTATGGGACGAATCCAGTCCAGGAGTTTCCCGTATTTTGGCGGCGGCACTCATTGTACTATGCGACTTCCATCAGAGGGACTTGAGCCCGGATAAGATCTTTAGGATTTGGCTTCGCCTAGCAGAAACGGCGCGGTCGCTACCCGTGTCAAGTGGATCAGTTGTTGTATATCAGGCGGATGCAAGGGCATTACCTGCCGAAACGAATTCGGTCGATATGGTACTGACGTCGCCACCTTACATAAATGTTCACAATTACCACCAAAAATACCGTCGATCCGTGGAGGCTCTCGGCTGGAATGTATTGAGCCTTGCCCCTTCAGAAATTGGATCGAACCGTCAGAACCGAGGAAACCGATTCCTTACCGTTATTCAGTACGCGCTAGACATGGTTCTGGCGATTCGTGAAATGGCGCGAGTTACGAAGCCAGAATCCCGCTTGATCCTCGTGCTTGGGCGAGAATCCACAGTGCGCGGCGTGCCCTTCTTCAACGGGGAGCTAGTTGCCGAACTGGCTGTCCGAGGCGTCGGGCTGGAAAACGACCGACGTCAGGAGCGCAAGTTCGTCAATCGCTACGGCAATAGGATCCGAGAAGACATCCTGCATTTCCGCACGTCCTCGGAAATACCAGACGAAGGAATCTGTTTGGCCGCCGCCCGCGATATTGCGAGTAAGACACTTTCGGTAACCCGTCAATTGACCGAGACCGATGCACGGGACGGTATTGACGACGCTTTGGAGCGAATTGATCTCGTGTCACCCTCTCCGTTTCCGACGGATGAGATCCTTTCTCAGGTGTCGTCATGA
- a CDS encoding Bpu10I family restriction endonuclease, whose product MTKPLPTPHADKLQALLGNRNLPDADKPRVGEAVDRYNHWIEEIKQVKGEGDGLVEPLVDSLNRYRKWLDLDLIFDSSENFLHRQRGQLKLDNSVLEEFLPWLVKRRFADQTADTGLSLGPTNAFSQLSFDSDPLNRTNGGGMTIRSKDHDFAVALPLFLKASHSEDFRDSRQARTNLAYFAVEIKTNLDKTMFQEASATAYDLKLALPSSKYFLLCEWLDMTPISTAVTAIEEVVVLRKAKRLSANIRGNFASARGRAENRVTFERHLDDHPFALDAFRRFLWHLDQLLSSGSGDEQQALERGWF is encoded by the coding sequence ATGACTAAGCCCCTCCCTACACCACACGCAGATAAGCTCCAAGCTCTGTTGGGGAACCGAAACCTGCCGGATGCTGACAAGCCTCGCGTCGGTGAAGCCGTCGATAGATACAATCACTGGATAGAAGAGATCAAGCAAGTCAAGGGTGAGGGTGACGGGTTAGTAGAGCCCTTGGTAGACTCTCTCAATCGCTACCGTAAATGGCTTGATCTAGACCTAATATTCGACAGCTCAGAAAACTTCCTGCACCGTCAACGGGGTCAACTGAAGCTCGACAACTCGGTTCTTGAAGAATTCTTGCCTTGGCTGGTAAAGCGGAGATTCGCTGACCAGACCGCTGATACCGGCCTGAGTTTGGGGCCGACGAATGCCTTCTCCCAGTTGAGTTTCGACTCCGACCCGTTGAACCGGACAAATGGGGGCGGGATGACTATCCGCTCCAAGGACCATGATTTCGCTGTGGCACTCCCATTGTTCCTCAAGGCCTCACATAGCGAAGACTTCAGGGACTCTCGGCAGGCGAGGACGAATTTGGCGTACTTTGCCGTTGAAATCAAGACTAATCTTGACAAGACAATGTTCCAGGAAGCGAGTGCGACTGCCTACGACCTCAAGCTCGCGTTGCCTAGTTCAAAGTACTTTCTCCTGTGCGAGTGGCTGGACATGACTCCTATTAGTACCGCCGTGACTGCCATCGAGGAAGTCGTCGTTTTACGCAAGGCCAAACGCTTGTCTGCGAATATCCGGGGCAACTTTGCGTCGGCAAGAGGCAGAGCGGAGAACAGAGTTACATTCGAGCGACACTTAGACGATCATCCCTTCGCACTAGATGCCTTCAGACGCTTCTTGTGGCATCTCGATCAACTCTTGAGCAGTGGAAGCGGTGATGAACAGCAAGCTCTCGAGCGGGGTTGGTTCTGA